A window of Fusobacterium sp. SYSU M8D902 contains these coding sequences:
- a CDS encoding haloacid dehalogenase-like hydrolase, with protein MKKRLLDFGGEDFLRVTPMELKQSILASEGRVIMAENVPVEQPYLNGVTNAEIERAAGADLILFNVLDLMEPEIRGIPSNIPQSEHINWIRKAIARPIGINLEPVDLNATMNEKRHEISIGRIVSPKTLELAKEYGFSFICLTGNPGTGVSNSAIKNAIVLARKYFNGLIIAGKMHGAGVDEPVMNLEIAKEFVNAGIDILLVPAPYTVPHFMEQDLREIVDMVKEYNKGKSIEEKVLIMAANGTSQDSSDADTIKKIGLTAKACGVDLHHIGDSFNGVCIPENIYTLGVAIRGKRHQLTMLARSNYRGQ; from the coding sequence ATGAAAAAAAGATTATTAGATTTTGGAGGCGAAGATTTTTTAAGAGTAACACCTATGGAGTTAAAACAAAGTATATTAGCTTCTGAGGGAAGAGTAATTATGGCAGAAAATGTACCAGTAGAGCAACCATATTTAAATGGAGTTACAAATGCAGAAATAGAACGTGCTGCAGGAGCAGACTTAATATTGTTTAATGTACTTGATTTAATGGAACCAGAGATTCGTGGAATTCCAAGTAATATACCACAAAGTGAACATATAAATTGGATACGTAAAGCCATTGCTAGACCTATAGGTATTAACTTAGAACCAGTAGATTTAAATGCAACTATGAATGAAAAAAGACATGAAATTTCTATAGGTAGAATAGTATCACCTAAGACATTAGAGTTAGCTAAAGAATATGGATTTAGTTTTATTTGTTTAACAGGAAATCCAGGAACTGGTGTATCAAACTCAGCAATAAAAAATGCAATAGTATTAGCTAGAAAATATTTTAATGGATTAATTATAGCTGGAAAAATGCATGGTGCAGGAGTAGATGAACCAGTGATGAATTTAGAAATAGCTAAAGAATTTGTTAATGCAGGAATAGATATATTACTTGTACCAGCTCCATATACAGTACCACACTTTATGGAACAAGATTTAAGAGAAATTGTAGATATGGTAAAAGAGTACAATAAAGGAAAAAGTATAGAAGAAAAGGTATTGATTATGGCAGCGAATGGAACAAGTCAAGACTCATCAGATGCAGATACAATTAAAAAAATAGGATTAACAGCAAAAGCATGTGGAGTAGATTTACACCATATTGGAGATTCTTTTAATGGAGTTTGTATTCCAGAGAATATATATACATTAGGAGTGGCTATTCGTGGGAAAAGACATCAATTAACAATGTTAGCTCGTTCTAATTATCGTGGACAATAA